The window GGTCATCCCCGAGTTCGACAAGGACCCCGAGCACCGCACCGCCAAGATGCGGGCCACGGCCCAGCGCAAGTACCCCGACTTCGCCAACCCGCTGCCCGAGGGTCTCGACGTGGAGATCATCCCCACCAACGCGCTCATTCCGCTCGAGGGCTGAGCTCACCCCAAGGCATCTGGCCGTGGCTCCCCTCGCCGTCGCCACCCGCGAACGCCTGCTCGACGAAGCCGAGCGCCTGTTCGCCCGAGGTGGCGTCCAAGGGGTGACCACCCGCCAGATCACCGAGGCCGCCGAACAACGCAACGCATCGGCGGTCACCTATCACTTCCGCTCTCGCCAGGGTCTCCTCTTGGAGATCCTGGCGAGGCGTGGTGGCCCCATCGATGACGAGCGGGGAAGACTTCGGGCCGCGGCGGGTGTCGACCCCACGGTCCAAGACCTGGTGGCCTGCCTGGTGCGGCCCTATGCCGACCTACTGGTCACCGAGCCGGGACGTTCCTACCTGAGGATCGTTGCCCAACTCCGCGGTCGGTTCGCGGCCTGGCGGCTCGAATCGGATGCCGCGACCACCGCTCACCTCGCCACCATCCTCGACGAGATCGAGCAGCGGCCCGCGGCACCAGGGCCCATCCGTCGGGAACGGGTGCTGGCCTTGATCATCTTGATGACCGGCAGTGCTGCCGAACGGGCTCGACGCCTAGACGCCGGGGAACCGGTGGAACTCGACCACCCTGACTACGTCGAGAACCTGATCGAGATGTGCACTGCGTTGGTCGTCACTCGGTAGCAGGACCGGTTTCGGCCAGCTCGGCCGACTCGGCCGCGACCTCGTCTCCCTCGCTCGCCGCCGTGGGCGACACGAACCCCTCGACCGAACGGAACGTCATGACGGTCTCGTTGGTCTCGGGATCCAGCTCGGCGTCCACGATCACCAGTTCGCCGGCGCGGAACTGCTTGTAGAGCAGCCGCTCCGACAACGGGTCCTCGACCAGTCGCTGGATTGCTCGACGCAGCGGGCGAGCCCCCATGGTGGGGTCGTAGCCCTTGTCTACGAGAAGGGTCTTGGCGGCGTCGGTGAGCTCGATGCCCAGGCCCTGCGCTTCGAGCTGGACGCTGGTCCGCTTGAGGAGCAGGTCGACGATGGTGGTGACCTCGGCCTTCGACAGCTCGTGGAACACGATCGTCTCGTCGATCCGGTTCAAGAACTCGGGCCGGAAGTGGGCCTTGAGAGCCTCGTTGACCTTCTCCTTCATCTTCTCGTAGGAGATGGCTTCATCGGCCTTGCCGAAACCGACGTTGGCCTTGCGCAGATCGGCGGTACCCAGGTTGGAGGTCATGATCAGCACGGTGTTGCGGAAATCAACCGAACGCCCCTGGCTGTCGGTGAGGCGACCCTCCTCCAAGATCTGGAGCAACGTGTTGAACACGTCTGGGTGGGCCTTCTCGATCTCGTCGAACAGCACCACCGAGAACGGCTTGCGCCGCACGGCCTCGGTGAGCTGGCCGCCCTCCTCGTAGCCCACGTAGCCGGGGGGCGAACCCACCAGGCGGCTGACGGTGTGCTTCTCCATGTACTCGGACATGTCGAGGCTGATCATCGACTGCTCGTCACCGAAGAGGAACTCGGCCAGCGTCTTGGCCAACTCGGTCTTCCCCACGCCCGAAGGTCCGAGGAAGATGAACGAACCGCTGGGACGCTTGGGGTCCTTGAGGCCGGCCCGGGTCCGGCGGATGGCCTGGCTGACGGCCTTGATGGCGCTCTCCTGGCCGATGACCCGCTTGTGCAGCTCGTCCTCCATGCGCAGGAGCTTGGCCGTCTCCTCCTCGGTGAGCTTGTAGACGGGGATACCGGTCCACAGCGAGAGGACCTCGGCGATCGACTCCTCATCTACCTCGTCGAACAGGTCGACACCGGAGGCCTTGATCTCGGCTTCCTTGGCGTCCTTCTGGGCGAGGAGCTCCTTCTCCTTGTCGCGGAGGCGACCGGCTTCCTCGAAGTTCTGGGCCTCGACCGCGTCCTTCTTCTGCTGGACGACCTGGGCGATGGCGTTCTCGATCTCCTTGTAGTCGGCCGGGGTCTCCATGCGCTTGATGCGCAGGCGGGCGCCGGCCTCGTCGATGAGGTCGATGGCCTTGTCGGGCAGGTGACGGTCCGAGATGTAGCGGTCGGCCAGGTTGGCCGCCGCCACCAGGGCCTGGTCGGTGATGGTGACCCGGTGGTGCTGCTCGTAGCGGTCCCGCAGGCCCTTGAGGATCTCGATGGTGTGGGCCACGGTCGGCTCTTCCACCTTGACCGGCTGGAACCGACGTTCCAGCGCCGCATCCTTCTCGAGGTGCTTGCGGTACTCGTCGAGGGTGGTGGCCCCGATGGTCTGGAGCTCACCTCGGGCCAGCATCGGCTTGAGGATCGACGCCGCGTCTATGGCGCCC is drawn from Microthrixaceae bacterium and contains these coding sequences:
- a CDS encoding TetR/AcrR family transcriptional regulator codes for the protein MAPLAVATRERLLDEAERLFARGGVQGVTTRQITEAAEQRNASAVTYHFRSRQGLLLEILARRGGPIDDERGRLRAAAGVDPTVQDLVACLVRPYADLLVTEPGRSYLRIVAQLRGRFAAWRLESDAATTAHLATILDEIEQRPAAPGPIRRERVLALIILMTGSAAERARRLDAGEPVELDHPDYVENLIEMCTALVVTR